A part of Larimichthys crocea isolate SSNF chromosome VII, L_crocea_2.0, whole genome shotgun sequence genomic DNA contains:
- the LOC104923285 gene encoding arfaptin-2 isoform X2, with translation MADSIMSKAATMEIPINSNGDTGTLPEDDSLEQDLQQVMVSGPNLNETSIVSGGYGGPAGGIIPTSTIKGPAVRFNPEYLDRRRAPAPGPDIRMKSRGVGMPRSQSAAGRLAQQTQQHPGSSNHNASNSTEEVSRGVAVEKLDSVKKWGINTYKCTKQMFSERFGRGSRTVDLELEAQIDVLRDTKSKYENILRLATALISHFQSMVQTQQALGDTFTDLSQKSPELQDEFGYNAETQKLLCKNGEALLGAINFFVSSVNTLVNKTMEDTLLTIKLYENARLEFDAYRSDLEEMSLGPRDAATMVRIEMAQHDYQIHRDKYERLRSDVTIKLKFLEENKVKVMHKQLLLFHNAISAYFAGNQQQLEQTLIQFNVKLKPPGSDKPSWLEEQ, from the exons GATTTGCAGCAAGTGATGGTGTCTGGACCCAACCTGAATGAAACCAGTATTGTCTCAGGAGGTTATGGTGGACCTGCAGGGGGCATCATTCCCACGAGCACCATCAAAG GGCCTGCTGTTCGCTTCAACCCTGAGTATCTGGACAGAAGACGAGCCCCTGCACCAGGACCAG ACATTCGCATGAAATCCAGAGGTGTTGGCATGCCTCGCAGCCAATCTGCAGCAGGTCGACTTGcccaacagacacaacaacatccAG gttCATCGAACCATAACGCTAGTAATTCAACTGAAGAAGTTTCTCGTGGTGTGGCAGTGGAGAAACTGGACAGCGTGAAGAAATGGGGCATAAACACATACAAG TGTACAAAGCAGATGTTCTCAGAGAGGTTTGGACGAGGTTCACGAACTGTGGACCTTGAACTCGAGGCTCAGATTGACGTGCTAAGAGATACCAAGAGCAAGTATGAAAACATCTTAAGACTGGCCACTGCACTCATCAGTCATTTTCAAAGCATGGTGCAGACACAACAGGCTCTAGGTGATACCTTCACTGACCTTAGCCAGAAGTCCCCAGAGTTACAG GACGAGTTTGGGTAtaatgcagaaacacaaaagcTGTTGTGTAAGAATGGCGAGGCTCTGCTTGGTGCCATCAACTTCTTTGTGTCTAGTGTCAACACCCTGGTCAACAAAACAATGGAGGATACTCTGTTGACCATTAAGCTGTATGAAAACGCAAG ACTTGAGTTTGATGCCTATCGATCTGATCTGGAGGAGATGAGTTTGGGCCCTAGGGATGCAGCTACCATGGTCCGCATTGAGATGGCTCAGCATGACTACCAGATCCACAGAGACAAATATGAAAGGCTGCGCAGTGATGTCACCATCAAGCTAAAATTCCTGGAGGAAAACAAG gtGAAGGTGATGCACAAGCAACTGCTTCTCTTCCACAATGCTATCTCAGCTTACTTTGCTGGCAACCAGCAGCAGTTGGAACAAACTCTAATACAGTTCAATGTAAAATTAAAGCCCCCAGGATCAGACAAGCCATCCTGGCTGGAGGAGCAGTAA
- the LOC104923285 gene encoding arfaptin-2 isoform X3 has translation MADSIMSKAATMEIPINSNGDTGTLPEDDSLEQDLQQVMVSGPNLNETSIVSGGYGGPAGGIIPTSTIKDIRMKSRGVGMPRSQSAAGRLAQQTQQHPGSSNHNASNSTEEVSRGVAVEKLDSVKKWGINTYKCTKQMFSERFGRGSRTVDLELEAQIDVLRDTKSKYENILRLATALISHFQSMVQTQQALGDTFTDLSQKSPELQDEFGYNAETQKLLCKNGEALLGAINFFVSSVNTLVNKTMEDTLLTIKLYENARLEFDAYRSDLEEMSLGPRDAATMVRIEMAQHDYQIHRDKYERLRSDVTIKLKFLEENKVKVMHKQLLLFHNAISAYFAGNQQQLEQTLIQFNVKLKPPGSDKPSWLEEQ, from the exons GATTTGCAGCAAGTGATGGTGTCTGGACCCAACCTGAATGAAACCAGTATTGTCTCAGGAGGTTATGGTGGACCTGCAGGGGGCATCATTCCCACGAGCACCATCAAAG ACATTCGCATGAAATCCAGAGGTGTTGGCATGCCTCGCAGCCAATCTGCAGCAGGTCGACTTGcccaacagacacaacaacatccAG gttCATCGAACCATAACGCTAGTAATTCAACTGAAGAAGTTTCTCGTGGTGTGGCAGTGGAGAAACTGGACAGCGTGAAGAAATGGGGCATAAACACATACAAG TGTACAAAGCAGATGTTCTCAGAGAGGTTTGGACGAGGTTCACGAACTGTGGACCTTGAACTCGAGGCTCAGATTGACGTGCTAAGAGATACCAAGAGCAAGTATGAAAACATCTTAAGACTGGCCACTGCACTCATCAGTCATTTTCAAAGCATGGTGCAGACACAACAGGCTCTAGGTGATACCTTCACTGACCTTAGCCAGAAGTCCCCAGAGTTACAG GACGAGTTTGGGTAtaatgcagaaacacaaaagcTGTTGTGTAAGAATGGCGAGGCTCTGCTTGGTGCCATCAACTTCTTTGTGTCTAGTGTCAACACCCTGGTCAACAAAACAATGGAGGATACTCTGTTGACCATTAAGCTGTATGAAAACGCAAG ACTTGAGTTTGATGCCTATCGATCTGATCTGGAGGAGATGAGTTTGGGCCCTAGGGATGCAGCTACCATGGTCCGCATTGAGATGGCTCAGCATGACTACCAGATCCACAGAGACAAATATGAAAGGCTGCGCAGTGATGTCACCATCAAGCTAAAATTCCTGGAGGAAAACAAG gtGAAGGTGATGCACAAGCAACTGCTTCTCTTCCACAATGCTATCTCAGCTTACTTTGCTGGCAACCAGCAGCAGTTGGAACAAACTCTAATACAGTTCAATGTAAAATTAAAGCCCCCAGGATCAGACAAGCCATCCTGGCTGGAGGAGCAGTAA
- the LOC104923285 gene encoding arfaptin-2 isoform X1, which translates to MSLSNKYVLFCTVKCTFDDCFVIAWYLSFHEVHFHLFFYKPFYSAWKTCMVDYFKSLFNSQFIMYPPPLSLTYFFQAAVQLHISLPSLFITHVPHACFISLHALFSLSLFVIGMLISDIRMKSRGVGMPRSQSAAGRLAQQTQQHPGSSNHNASNSTEEVSRGVAVEKLDSVKKWGINTYKCTKQMFSERFGRGSRTVDLELEAQIDVLRDTKSKYENILRLATALISHFQSMVQTQQALGDTFTDLSQKSPELQDEFGYNAETQKLLCKNGEALLGAINFFVSSVNTLVNKTMEDTLLTIKLYENARLEFDAYRSDLEEMSLGPRDAATMVRIEMAQHDYQIHRDKYERLRSDVTIKLKFLEENKVKVMHKQLLLFHNAISAYFAGNQQQLEQTLIQFNVKLKPPGSDKPSWLEEQ; encoded by the exons ATGTCGTTGTCTAATAAGTATGTTCTCTTTTGTACTGTAAAATGCACTTTTGATGACTGTTTTGTCATTGCTTGGTACCTTTCATTCCATGAAGtccattttcatcttttcttttataaacCCTTTTATTCTGCATGGAAAACCTGCATGGTGGATTATTTCAAATCCCTTTTTAACTCCCAATTTATTATGTATCCTCCACCACTGAGCCTAACATATTTCTTTCAGGCTGCTGTTCAGCTGCATATCTCACTGCCAAGCTTGTTTATCACACACGTGCCTCAcgcttgttttatttcactccaTGCCTTGTTCTCATTATCACTCTTTGTCATCGGCATGCTCATTTCAGACATTCGCATGAAATCCAGAGGTGTTGGCATGCCTCGCAGCCAATCTGCAGCAGGTCGACTTGcccaacagacacaacaacatccAG gttCATCGAACCATAACGCTAGTAATTCAACTGAAGAAGTTTCTCGTGGTGTGGCAGTGGAGAAACTGGACAGCGTGAAGAAATGGGGCATAAACACATACAAG TGTACAAAGCAGATGTTCTCAGAGAGGTTTGGACGAGGTTCACGAACTGTGGACCTTGAACTCGAGGCTCAGATTGACGTGCTAAGAGATACCAAGAGCAAGTATGAAAACATCTTAAGACTGGCCACTGCACTCATCAGTCATTTTCAAAGCATGGTGCAGACACAACAGGCTCTAGGTGATACCTTCACTGACCTTAGCCAGAAGTCCCCAGAGTTACAG GACGAGTTTGGGTAtaatgcagaaacacaaaagcTGTTGTGTAAGAATGGCGAGGCTCTGCTTGGTGCCATCAACTTCTTTGTGTCTAGTGTCAACACCCTGGTCAACAAAACAATGGAGGATACTCTGTTGACCATTAAGCTGTATGAAAACGCAAG ACTTGAGTTTGATGCCTATCGATCTGATCTGGAGGAGATGAGTTTGGGCCCTAGGGATGCAGCTACCATGGTCCGCATTGAGATGGCTCAGCATGACTACCAGATCCACAGAGACAAATATGAAAGGCTGCGCAGTGATGTCACCATCAAGCTAAAATTCCTGGAGGAAAACAAG gtGAAGGTGATGCACAAGCAACTGCTTCTCTTCCACAATGCTATCTCAGCTTACTTTGCTGGCAACCAGCAGCAGTTGGAACAAACTCTAATACAGTTCAATGTAAAATTAAAGCCCCCAGGATCAGACAAGCCATCCTGGCTGGAGGAGCAGTAA
- the LOC104923285 gene encoding arfaptin-2 isoform X4 has translation MADSIMSKAATMEIPINSNGDTGTLPEDDSLEQDLQQVMVSGPNLNETSIVSGGYGGPAGGIIPTSTIKGSSNHNASNSTEEVSRGVAVEKLDSVKKWGINTYKCTKQMFSERFGRGSRTVDLELEAQIDVLRDTKSKYENILRLATALISHFQSMVQTQQALGDTFTDLSQKSPELQDEFGYNAETQKLLCKNGEALLGAINFFVSSVNTLVNKTMEDTLLTIKLYENARLEFDAYRSDLEEMSLGPRDAATMVRIEMAQHDYQIHRDKYERLRSDVTIKLKFLEENKVKVMHKQLLLFHNAISAYFAGNQQQLEQTLIQFNVKLKPPGSDKPSWLEEQ, from the exons GATTTGCAGCAAGTGATGGTGTCTGGACCCAACCTGAATGAAACCAGTATTGTCTCAGGAGGTTATGGTGGACCTGCAGGGGGCATCATTCCCACGAGCACCATCAAAG gttCATCGAACCATAACGCTAGTAATTCAACTGAAGAAGTTTCTCGTGGTGTGGCAGTGGAGAAACTGGACAGCGTGAAGAAATGGGGCATAAACACATACAAG TGTACAAAGCAGATGTTCTCAGAGAGGTTTGGACGAGGTTCACGAACTGTGGACCTTGAACTCGAGGCTCAGATTGACGTGCTAAGAGATACCAAGAGCAAGTATGAAAACATCTTAAGACTGGCCACTGCACTCATCAGTCATTTTCAAAGCATGGTGCAGACACAACAGGCTCTAGGTGATACCTTCACTGACCTTAGCCAGAAGTCCCCAGAGTTACAG GACGAGTTTGGGTAtaatgcagaaacacaaaagcTGTTGTGTAAGAATGGCGAGGCTCTGCTTGGTGCCATCAACTTCTTTGTGTCTAGTGTCAACACCCTGGTCAACAAAACAATGGAGGATACTCTGTTGACCATTAAGCTGTATGAAAACGCAAG ACTTGAGTTTGATGCCTATCGATCTGATCTGGAGGAGATGAGTTTGGGCCCTAGGGATGCAGCTACCATGGTCCGCATTGAGATGGCTCAGCATGACTACCAGATCCACAGAGACAAATATGAAAGGCTGCGCAGTGATGTCACCATCAAGCTAAAATTCCTGGAGGAAAACAAG gtGAAGGTGATGCACAAGCAACTGCTTCTCTTCCACAATGCTATCTCAGCTTACTTTGCTGGCAACCAGCAGCAGTTGGAACAAACTCTAATACAGTTCAATGTAAAATTAAAGCCCCCAGGATCAGACAAGCCATCCTGGCTGGAGGAGCAGTAA